In Nocardioides faecalis, the following proteins share a genomic window:
- a CDS encoding SRPBCC family protein: protein MLFAVPPQRAFAYLADPRNRPAWQSSLRRVEDLRPGPDGAPSGAGATWTDVTAVPGVRPRMRTERSEAPRHWAEVGTWGPVTARLTLTLEPTEGGTLVHVDLAVRAPGVGRLLSTLARRPVRADLVRAARLVAAG, encoded by the coding sequence GTGCTCTTCGCAGTCCCGCCGCAGCGCGCGTTCGCCTACCTCGCCGACCCCCGCAACCGGCCCGCGTGGCAGTCCTCGCTGCGCCGCGTCGAGGACCTGCGGCCCGGCCCGGACGGCGCCCCGTCGGGTGCCGGCGCGACCTGGACCGACGTCACCGCCGTGCCCGGCGTACGGCCCCGGATGCGCACCGAGCGCAGCGAGGCGCCGCGGCACTGGGCCGAGGTGGGCACCTGGGGTCCGGTGACCGCGCGGCTCACCCTCACCCTGGAGCCGACCGAGGGCGGCACGCTGGTGCACGTCGACCTCGCCGTGCGCGCCCCGGGCGTCGGCCGGCTGCTGAGCACCCTGGCCCGCCGCCCGGTGCGCGCCGACCTGGTCCGGGCCGCCCGGCTCGTGGCCGCCGGCTGA
- a CDS encoding ABC transporter ATP-binding protein, with amino-acid sequence MLAVQNLEVVYDDVVLALRGVSLAVPDGQVVALLGANGGGKSTLLRALSGLLDIHDGEIRKGTVTLDGDDISHLAASALARRGIKHVLEGRRVFKELTTDENLRVGAHADRRNLKANLERVHTLFPVLHERRDSPAGLLSGGEQQMLAIGRALMSDPRYLLLDEPSLGLAPKVVEQIRDIIVEINAQGTGILLVEQNAVMALSIAHHGYVLENGRVVMDRTAEQLREDADVREFYLGLGAEGEVARSFRSVKHYRRRKRWAS; translated from the coding sequence TTGCTCGCCGTACAGAACCTGGAAGTCGTCTACGACGACGTGGTGCTCGCCCTGCGCGGGGTCAGCCTGGCGGTGCCCGACGGCCAGGTCGTCGCCCTGCTCGGCGCCAACGGCGGCGGCAAGTCCACGCTGCTGCGGGCGCTGTCCGGGCTGCTGGACATCCACGACGGTGAGATCCGCAAGGGGACGGTCACCCTCGACGGCGACGACATCAGCCACCTCGCGGCCTCGGCGCTGGCCCGTCGGGGGATCAAGCACGTGCTCGAGGGCCGCCGGGTCTTCAAGGAGCTGACCACCGACGAGAACCTCCGGGTCGGTGCGCATGCGGACCGGCGCAACCTCAAGGCCAACCTGGAGCGGGTGCACACCCTGTTCCCGGTGCTGCACGAGCGCCGCGACTCCCCCGCCGGCCTGCTGTCCGGCGGGGAGCAGCAGATGCTCGCGATCGGGCGGGCCCTGATGTCCGACCCGCGCTACCTGCTGCTCGACGAGCCCTCGCTGGGCCTGGCGCCCAAGGTGGTCGAGCAGATCCGCGACATCATCGTGGAGATCAACGCCCAGGGCACCGGGATCCTGCTCGTCGAGCAGAACGCCGTCATGGCGCTCTCGATCGCGCACCACGGCTACGTGCTGGAGAACGGCCGGGTGGTGATGGACCGGACCGCGGAGCAGCTGCGCGAGGACGCCGACGTCCGCGAGTTCTACCTCGGCCTCGGCGCCGAGGGTGAGGTGGCACGGTCCTTCCGCAGCGTCAAGCACTACCGCCGCCGGAAGCGGTGGGCCTCGTGA